In the Zingiber officinale cultivar Zhangliang chromosome 5A, Zo_v1.1, whole genome shotgun sequence genome, AAAATCAAATCACATACATATTGAATGTACAATCAAATAgagaattttatttatcaaataaataatacaatattAAAGATGATTGCCTTTAGGACATCTCTTAAATATAACAGTTAAAGGGTCTAAGAAGAAAAATGTAAGCTTAGATAAACAAGAACCATCAAAGGGCAAGAAAGGTTTGGGATATAAATATAAGTTCAAGGAAAGCATGATctcataccatagagttccatataactATAGAACTAATCCTAAATCTACGAGTCAAGTCAAGATTGCAagagaagtcatccctagtgttGATCTTGAGGAGACaatagtgactaagacttctaagaagcctagaaaattCATTAAGAAGATATCTagaaaagttatccctagtaaatacctCATATACCCAAGGAAGTCTAATGGAAAGTTGGCAAGAGGAAAGTacaagtgggttaaggttgatcggacacttggtgattggaAACCTAATGAAAAATTGgcaagagaaaagttcaagtgactAATAGAGGACTTGACACTTGGAATAAgtgagaaagtccaaacaggttagGGTTGACTGGATGTTAAATAATAGCAAAGCTCTAGTAGGTTGAGGTTAATCAAATACTTGGCAACAATGAAATCTAATAAGTCAAGATTGATCAGATATTGGGCAATGAAAAGTCTCGAcggatcaaggttgactagatgttgagcAAAGCAAGTCTTGGTAAGTTGAGGTCAACTAGATACCAAGAAAGATGCAATTCAGCTTTGAAAAGGCTGAAATCAAGGTTAGCAGTGGCAATCGATTGACAAACCCTAAACTCGAAACTCTATGTTTACTGCTTGACCAATTAGTTATTTCAATTAGGGGTGGCCATTTTTGATATGCCATAAAAACATGACTCGAACCAAGCATAAAAAATCAAGTTAGGATCAGGTCTTATTGGGTACGGGTCAGCTTCGGGTCGACTTGATTAACATGATTAATAAATGGGTCGGGTTTAAGTCAACTTAAAATGACCTGATTATAACCCACAAACCCGTTTATAAATATTTTCGAGTTAGATTCTGATTGAGTTCGGGTTAAAATAAgcatatttttataaaatgtgTCTTTTCTAGTCGAGTTCAGGTTGAGTTTGGGTTAAGATGAACATGCTTTTATAAATGGATCATTTcaggttaggtcgggttcgagtTGGATTCGGGTTATGGGCCATTTGAGGTTAGGTTCAAGTTAAATACAGATAAATGAGTCGGGTTCAGGTCGAACAATTTGACCCGAAATATTAATTATGTtgggtttgggttttgatgttccaACCCATTAACCAGCTAACCCGAACCTGACTCGAATTGTCACCCCTAATTGCAATCAATTGTTATAATCAAATGGTAGTCTATTTTAGGTGAATATAACACTCTTGAATCGATTGGTACAATGGATTGACAGCAATCAATCGATCAATTGCTCGATTGGTGCAATCTATTGGTAGCTAGCAATCAATTGGTACAATCGATTGACAAGGTAAAAAATAGTTGTTCTATGGTTTAAATAGACAAATCTAACTTGACAATCGATTAGTGAAATCTACCAATCAATTGGTAAGTAAAAATCAACCCGAATGCAACTCTATAAAAGAGGGTTTCGTGAATATTTGAAAGTGTTGGATCTTGAGGGGTTAGAGGTGAAATGTTGATGCATTTTCAACCATCAAAAGACTATCTAAAATAACAAGTAAGCTTTTAAAGAAAAGACTTCATAAGTAAAATTTGTATTACTTTCATTTACTTTTGTAGTTATCTTTTTTATAAGAATAaggttgtaagagacttctctgcctcaTAAATGTATCTGAAAAGGATAAGTGATAGTGGAGAGAGATCACTAGGAGTAAGTCTTAGATTAGTTGCATAAGAgatggatatcaagtaaaatctCAAAGTTATGCATGTGGAGTCAAGTTTAAATCAAGGTTTCTTCTTTGTATTCAAACAACGAGCACGAGACCAAAATGATAAACAATCGGAGTTATTCATTCCCCCTTTAACTCACACGAGTCTTAATACTTAAGTCCAAACGTGAGTTTAtactaaatttattaaaaattatataaatttgacAAACTCActattggtgcggaaagcatccgacgatcgaacccaagttttgataatgacaaagggattcaaagttaagattccttgttatctaatgtgtttgattgagcttgcaagaaagtcttaagtgttcttaggcaaaagtcctagctgcggttaggcaaggtaaaaatcctagggggtggtaaccctaggtcctagggggtggtaaccctaggtgaaggaaaaccctaaggggcggtaaccttaggtcctagggggaggtaaccctaggtagaggaaaatcctaatgggaggtaaccttaggtcctagggggtggtaaccttaggaggagaaaaatcctaaggggcggtaaccctaggtcttagggggtggcaaccctaggtagaaagtccagtcggtctggaggagcggactggcaccaggtaatctctcctgaggggagtaggtgagggcgcgttccccgcagagggaacagtagacgtcgggtcgacctagggtttccggctggaaatccgaagtcagacccggacagtccgttgactgtcgacatttcatttagtatacctattctgtgctaactttgttttacagggtatgtgtttgggactattgttggttaatcctaggaaaacgtaccggttccactgtacaaaaattttttgtacaagtgtcgaacctttccttaaataacctattgtattctttagaagttaaattaggaatcacagacggaacttaacatcattgattccaaatttaacttatctgttcttaatggtttagatttgaatcacaagcggaacttaacactattgattcaaatctacctaagttattaattccataaatattaatttccaaaattggcttccaggactgcatggcgaggcacatgaccttcttggatatgggagcaaccgccaccgcctaggcaaagccttttaaggaaagctaatatttatttccttaaataactctaggttaaccaaaaacaacaatcgaatcacaaattcgaaaaagaagaaaacacaaactcgaaaaactatttcgaaaaactagatctaattgcctcttgtatttagaattcttacaaagaaaataactagtatgatgcggaagaaaattactagttatacattctctttgtaagctaatgacctcgagatcttctgccgtattccttacctcgccttggacgtcgtgtgggtgatgatcctctaagatgaacaccacccaaaagcttcttcctcttcttctaaaatccggccaccaccaccaccaaggagaagagagcaaaagggaaaagagaagggagagggctggccacaccaagagggtctccaagcaagagaataaggaTTATAtatcatgaagccccctcaccccttcttttatattacttgcccaaggcaaataaggaaaaactttttacaaaaataaaatcatacaagagttttcccttttcccttttaatttttccttttctttcctcttgattgaatcgataaccaaaattaatttttgtgatgattttatattttttattatggccggccccttgcttgggcaccaagcaaggtggccggccacctcatcaagaggaaaaaggaattatttttttataaaattttacaagaaaaactcttataaaattttacaagctctctttcctaaagtaggagttaaaaaaaaggaaagtttctaaaaattaaaaccatgttttaaaatttaaaaactctcttataaaatttccttttttaacatgatgatagaaaattttaattttaaaacttatctctttttttttcttaaaccatgaggatggttaaaaaaggaaagttttaaaatttttaaaactctctattaaaacatgtggccaaattcaaataaggaaagtttttaaaaattaaaatctctcttttaaaacttatagttttctacaaagagaaaattttaaaaattcaaaacaaccctcctattttaattaatattggccggcccctacaagattggtcaccaagcaatagggtcggcccctataagaggatgtggtcggccattgcttggtcaccaagcaatggtccggcccccttcttggacaccaagaagagccttacatttggatggacttgaggctataatgaggctacgacagggatctagaggagaaattggttttgtccttccgatgagcttgagtatcccgtgttcgccccgaacacacaactcaagttcatcgataataactcattccactagagagttattatcgcactaccgcaccaatcccaaattacattatgggctccttcttatcatgagtgtgttagtctccctgtgtttaagataacgaatgttcactaattaagtaagttactgacaactcacttaattaatatctagctccaagagtagtaccactcaacttcattgtcatgtcggactaagtccacctgcagggtttaacatggaaatccttatgagctcctcttggggacattctcaacctagataactaggtcacagattccttctataatcaacaacacacactataagtaatatcattttccaacttatcggacatattgatttatcgagctaaacctcaccctttgataagtcaaagaaataaatattaaatatatgttcttattattatattaggattaagagcatacacttccataataactaaggtctagttcttttattaagtcagtacaaaaagaacttacctaaaatggtcttactcaatacacttagagtgtaccaatgtaatttattaatcaagataaactaatacttaattacactacgactattccgatggtttgttcctttccatcttagtcgtgagcaactgtttataatttataaagaaccgacaacatgatcttctgtgtgtgacaccacataccatgttatctactatataaattaattgaataattacatttaataaataaatgtagattttgaccaatgtgattctttcaaaaaataaatatttacaaaagctaggcttttagtatacactctaacagtggtaaccctaggcagaaagtccagtcggtctggaggaccggactgacaccaggtaatctctcctaaggggagtaggtgaggacgcgttccccgcagagggaacagtaggcgtcgggtcgacttagggttttgggttggaaatccgaagtcagacccagacagtccgttgactgtcgacatttcatttagtatacctattctgtgctaactttgttttgcagggtatgtgtttgggactaacacattttgcaagaacaaagaagcaacttatacctcggatgaacagtgtccgaggcgcctccatagagcttggaggcgcctcgggcgcAAGCGGACGCCAGctatccagaggagctggaggcgccttcatgaggactgaaggcgccttggaccagggagtggaggcgccttggacgaccatggaggcaccttcaagctgatAAGGTGTGACGAGTTCAGTAGTGATCCACGCGGTTGAATCGGagacctggaggcgccttggatggtattggaggcgcctccaacattgTATAAAAGAGGATTCGAGCAGCAACCAAGAAATAACATTTTCTAAAGCGATCCatctccaacgtgctgctaacaaaagcTTCCGATCAAGCTGCGACAAGTTCCCGACAACTAGGCGCTCAGTCTTCTACAATTtagttgtcggtattactttaaaGTTCTTGTGTACTCATTCTATGCTTGTACTGAATtttacgagattatagttgttgcccaacataaacgctcaacgagtgtgggccttggagtaagagtcgccacaggctccgaaccaagtaaatcacttgtgttcgcgtgttgattattttatttccactgcgtCATTACTCGAGTTTTGcgattccgaaacgagtgaaagccacgagcgctattcacccccctagtacttctcgatccaacactcacAACCTATCTAGGATGTGAAATCAAGGCTGGAGGGTTTAATGAGACTCAAGAGTATCTTAGAAAtacattaattttaattttaagttgattcCGATGTGACTAAGGGCATAAGTAAATTTTGTACAAACTACTGATAACCTTAAACTTATTGAATTTGATTTAAATCAAAatattatattcttatgattCACTTGAGTGTAATCATATCCTCCCATCTTGATTCCATCTCATATTTAGTCccgtttatttatttttttcaagagAGATAAGTACATTGTTAAAATCCTATAAAAACGACTTAATTTTTAAGATTTTCAATGTATCTAGATGGTTTGGGTGGGTCTAATAAGCTCGTGTAGAGATATTTCAGAAAATAAGTATGtaatttgataaatataaaaatagaatgtgtggtttaaatattattaaaagttAGGTCTGCATTTCAATAAAATGTCAAAGAAAATATAAGCAATGTggctgttttttttaaaaaaaatttatgcagCCTTTGGAATAACATATCAAAAACTAAATAATCTAATCAAGTCCCTcaagaaaaataattatttatataccTGTCATAATAAACCACGTGGTGATGTGACGTTCGAAGTTCTCCCTGCCACCAGTTTTACTAgccatttataatttattttatcacaagtcttaaaatattattatttattaatttttatattttgcgCAACATTATTACTAGGCtcagctcttcttcctcctctcctaaaccaattattaactttattataatataaaaCTTAGTAATCAACCAACTAATACATCTCAGTTTCATTCAACACGTGGCTAACGTTTAGCCACAAATTCCTCTTCGGTTCCCTTGGAAGCAGTTTTAGATCTTTCACGCCGTccgtggtatttttttttaagaaatccGAAGTGCATTTAAGAGAAAGCTAAAAGCTAGTTTGTTCTAAATTCGTTTCAGTGTCACCCGCATCTGATTGGATGAGAGGCTGAATCTCGTGGGTCCACTTTGAAGGGTGTATTGGGATCGAAGGAAGGCGTAGTATATTAATCTTGTCATTTTAGCATATGCTCAACACGTGATGATCGGATTAGACAGAGTCAGTTTCGACCGTGTCGGGTATAAATATCGACTCCGAGGTTCCGATCTTCCAGCAGGAGCAGGAGCAGGAGcagagcagcagcagcagcaccaccaccaccaccaccaccaaccaACCAACGTTGCCTCATCTTCTCGAGCAGTGCTTGGGGCGATGGCGAGGGTGCACCCTGGAGCTAGAGGCATCGAGCTGGGGGATTCTGGCTCGGTAGCCTTCAGCAAGGACGGTGAAACGGCGCAGGAAGAGGCCGGAGCAGTAGCCTCTGTGCTGACCGTGTGGCGGCGGTCGCTCCTCTTGAACGGGAATGGATTCACGGTGTTCGACGCGAAGGGAAAGTTGGTGTTCAGGGTTGATAACTACGCCTCCGGGAGCAGGACGGAGGTCGTCCTCATGGACGGCGTCGGCGAGCCGCTCCTCACGGTTCGAAGAAAGGTATCGGGTATTCCCTAAAAAAAGGGATAATTTTTCCCTTCCCCCAATTCTGTTATGATTCATTTTTTGTAGCCTTTTTCTTGTCAATTGAGTTTGATTCCTGATCTCGATCGCTTACAGTTCcagaaattgttttgaaaaatcatgtAGAGAAGCTCAATCGCTCTGCCGCTCGCAACTCTTACACAGAAACTAAGTCTAGGAGAGCAATGGATGATCTATGAAGGGGAAGATAGAGCTAATCCTCGATTCGTGGTGAAGAGACATTTGAATCCCCTCTATTCCAGGGCACTGGCGCGAGTCACACCCTGTGCGTCCGATGCCAAGTCTTGCCAGGGCTACAAGGTCGAAGGCTCTTACGCGCAGCGCCGCTGTGCCATCCTTGACGATGAGCGGCAGCGAGTGGTGGAGATGAAGAGAAAGGAGTCTGCCAAGGGCGTTTCTTTCGGGCTCGACGTCTTCCACTTGATCGTGCAGCCAGGCTTCGATGCCTCAGTAGCCATGACTATCGTGCTGCTCCTTGAGCAGATGTTTGGGTCCGGAGCATCACTGCTGAAAATTGGCAAATCATGAATAAACACAGAGAAAGAGTGGAGGTGACTGTCCATTAAATTATGAACAAATTATGAATTTTTATCTGCTTTAAATTTTAATCCATATATAATGAACGAAAGGTTCCTTGTTCGTTTTAACCCTCATAtggattaaaatttaatttattcatGAATTGAACTTAACAGTTAGGCCCCGTTTGATAGGGGTGATAGGATTAAgattatgttttcaaaaagtaAATAATATGTTGTTTGGTAGGATGGGTTAGGGGTAGGATTAGGATGGATTGGGAGTGAGATTCATAATCCCTAGGCATGGGGAGGGATTATTAATCCTACCTCCAATCTCATTCTATCAACTCATTTCTAATCCTATCACCTCTACCAAACGGAGCCTTAGACTTGATATGACTTCAGTTCATTCAGTGTGGTGGGGTGGGCCATATTCTCAGTTGAGTAATTGCATTTATCGAATGCTCAAAGGAGCATctcactttaatttttttattaaaagggCGCCCACCCCCTTGTGCGTTTATCCTTCTATCCTCAATCCACTATTCAGATGGTTTAGTTAGTTTGCAAACCGATTCAGGTTGAAAATCCTAAATCAGTTGGCCAGGGCGGGACGGGAATTTAGGGTTTTGGGCCGATTGGGTGAGCAGAGAAAAAAGTCAACACATTTAGTATTTTGTACTTCTTGAAAAACTAAAGGGCACATTTTTAACCCTCCTCTCTCGAGCTGAGTCGTTCACCCTTCACCAATCTTTGCCAATCAACTTCATCGCACCGGTTGCTTGTCGTGCCCTCTCCTCCTTCGAGTTGAGTGTTTGCCCTTCAGTATCTTTGCCGGTCAACTCCACCTCACCGCTTATCTATCATTCCCTcggttagattatataattaaaattatttgtttatacTTTTGAGAACAATttaatttttacttttttaatttaGGGTTTAGGTTTTCTGATAACTCACGATATATGTAGTCTAACTTTGTCAAACAATATCAATTAGAAGCAGATATACGTGCACTTCGACAGCTAGATATGGGGATCCAAAATTTTTATTCTGCCATGTCGAAACTATGAGACCATTTAGCACTTACAGAATCCTCAGAATTGCGAGCATTCTCAGCTTATGTCACTCGTAGAGAAGAGCAACGTCTGGTCCAATTCTTGATGACTTTTCGTGATGACTTT is a window encoding:
- the LOC121982748 gene encoding protein LURP-one-related 8-like, whose amino-acid sequence is MARVHPGARGIELGDSGSVAFSKDGETAQEEAGAVASVLTVWRRSLLLNGNGFTVFDAKGKLVFRVDNYASGSRTEVVLMDGVGEPLLTVRRKRSSIALPLATLTQKLSLGEQWMIYEGEDRANPRFVVKRHLNPLYSRALARVTPCASDAKSCQGYKVEGSYAQRRCAILDDERQRVVEMKRKESAKGVSFGLDVFHLIVQPGFDASVAMTIVLLLEQMFGSGASLLKIGKS